Proteins encoded within one genomic window of Tabrizicola piscis:
- a CDS encoding NAD(P)H-dependent glycerol-3-phosphate dehydrogenase has translation MIGIIGAGAFGTALAVALGTGGRQVRLWARDAAQVQAMQESRRNDGVLPGVLLPENVSIHAEIADVCGGQALLLAVPMQSLGALLDQWPQIDARQPLVACCKGVDLSSLRGPVALIEERRAGATAAILTGPSFAADIAKGLPTALTLATTGDGAALQDLLSTQTLRLYRTNDVRGAELGGALKNVIAIAAGTVIGAGLGDSARAALMTRGYAEMVRLAEALGARAETLAGLSGFGDLVLTCTSSQSRNFRFGHALGRGEAFDATITVEGVATARAVMRLAEGMGVDMPVTAMVDALASGRIALNDAIGQLMRRPLKQE, from the coding sequence ATGATCGGCATCATCGGGGCTGGCGCTTTCGGCACGGCCTTGGCCGTGGCCTTGGGCACTGGCGGTCGGCAAGTCCGCCTCTGGGCCCGGGACGCGGCACAAGTGCAGGCCATGCAGGAAAGCCGCCGCAACGATGGGGTTTTGCCCGGGGTGCTCCTGCCAGAAAACGTCTCTATTCACGCCGAAATCGCTGATGTTTGCGGCGGGCAGGCCCTCCTTCTGGCAGTGCCAATGCAAAGCCTTGGTGCGCTTTTGGACCAATGGCCACAGATCGACGCGCGCCAGCCACTGGTGGCCTGCTGCAAGGGCGTTGACCTTTCCAGCCTGCGCGGCCCGGTGGCCCTGATCGAGGAACGGCGGGCAGGGGCCACGGCTGCGATCCTGACCGGCCCAAGTTTCGCCGCCGACATCGCCAAGGGTCTGCCAACCGCGCTGACGCTGGCGACCACGGGGGATGGGGCTGCGTTGCAGGACCTCCTCTCGACCCAGACCCTGCGCCTGTACCGGACCAATGACGTCCGGGGCGCGGAACTGGGCGGGGCGCTGAAGAATGTCATCGCCATCGCCGCCGGAACGGTGATCGGCGCCGGGCTTGGCGACAGCGCGCGTGCCGCGCTCATGACCCGCGGCTATGCCGAGATGGTCCGGCTGGCCGAAGCCCTTGGCGCAAGGGCCGAGACGCTGGCAGGTCTCTCCGGCTTTGGCGATCTGGTGCTGACCTGCACCTCGTCGCAGTCGCGCAACTTCCGGTTCGGCCATGCGCTTGGTCGCGGTGAGGCGTTTGACGCGACCATCACCGTCGAAGGAGTTGCCACCGCCCGCGCGGTGATGCGGTTGGCCGAGGGGATGGGGGTCGACATGCCGGTGACGGCGATGGTGGATGCCCTTGCCTCTGGCCGGATCGCGCTGAATGATGCCATCGGCCAGCTGATGCGGCGGCCTCTCAAACAGGAATGA
- a CDS encoding YciI family protein translates to MRFALICLDKPNALQTRVENRAAHLEHIQTTGVVEQAGPFIDAAGQMCGSLIVLGVATRAEAEAWAEADPYAKAGLFSSVMIQEWKRVVG, encoded by the coding sequence ATGCGCTTTGCCCTGATCTGCCTCGACAAACCCAACGCCCTGCAAACCCGCGTCGAAAACCGCGCCGCCCATCTGGAGCATATCCAGACCACTGGCGTCGTCGAACAGGCCGGCCCCTTCATCGACGCGGCGGGCCAGATGTGTGGCAGCCTGATCGTGCTGGGCGTCGCCACCCGCGCGGAGGCGGAGGCTTGGGCCGAGGCCGATCCTTACGCGAAGGCGGGGCTGTTCTCCTCGGTCATGATCCAGGAATGGAAGCGGGTGGTCGGATGA
- a CDS encoding EVE domain-containing protein: MSYWLFKSEPDVWGWDHQVAKGDEGEEWHGVRNYQARNNMRAMRVGDLGFFYHSNIGKEVVGIVEVCRESSPDSTTDDPRWDCVWIKAVRPFKRAVSLEECKVQPGLEGMVLVNNTRLSVQPVSPEEWEIVCRMGGVEP, translated from the coding sequence ATGAGCTACTGGCTGTTCAAGTCTGAACCGGATGTCTGGGGCTGGGACCATCAGGTCGCCAAGGGCGATGAGGGTGAGGAGTGGCACGGGGTCCGCAACTATCAGGCCCGCAACAACATGCGGGCGATGAGGGTGGGGGATCTGGGCTTCTTCTATCATTCCAACATCGGCAAGGAAGTCGTCGGGATCGTCGAGGTCTGCCGCGAAAGCAGCCCCGATTCCACCACGGACGACCCCCGTTGGGACTGCGTCTGGATCAAGGCGGTCAGGCCGTTCAAGCGGGCAGTCAGCCTTGAGGAGTGCAAGGTTCAGCCGGGGCTGGAGGGCATGGTTCTGGTGAACAACACCCGGCTTTCGGTGCAGCCCGTATCCCCCGAGGAATGGGAGATCGTCTGCCGCATGGGGGGCGTGGAGCCCTGA
- a CDS encoding DUF1761 domain-containing protein, with protein sequence MEFLNVIVAALAAFGFGAVWYIAMSRPWMAASGVTEAEQKASGPTPFVVGLAAMVLVAGMMRHLLATSGVTTVGGGAVAGLGVGAFLVMPWVAMNYAFALRKPSLTVIDGVNAVVGCTIMGAVLNAF encoded by the coding sequence ATGGAGTTCTTGAATGTGATCGTGGCGGCGCTGGCCGCCTTTGGCTTTGGCGCGGTCTGGTACATTGCGATGTCCAGGCCATGGATGGCGGCCTCGGGCGTGACGGAGGCCGAGCAGAAGGCAAGCGGGCCGACGCCTTTTGTCGTCGGGCTGGCGGCAATGGTGCTGGTCGCCGGGATGATGCGGCACCTGCTGGCCACGTCGGGGGTGACGACGGTCGGCGGCGGGGCAGTCGCGGGGCTGGGGGTCGGGGCGTTTCTGGTCATGCCGTGGGTCGCGATGAACTATGCCTTCGCGCTGCGCAAACCGTCTTTGACGGTGATTGACGGGGTGAACGCCGTCGTCGGCTGCACGATCATGGGCGCGGTCTTGAACGCGTTCTGA